A stretch of the Deltaproteobacteria bacterium CG11_big_fil_rev_8_21_14_0_20_49_13 genome encodes the following:
- the glpX gene encoding fructose-bisphosphatase class II: protein MDRNLALELVRVTEAAAISSSRLMGRGNEKLADQAAVNAMRRSLQTISIRGTVVIGEGERDEAPMLYIGEKVGQWNDNDPEVDISLDPLEGTTITARGDPNALAVIAAADKGNFLNAPDTYMEKIAVGPSAKGVISLKLSPTENLRQIARVKNCEVSDLTVIILDRTRHEDLVREVRESGARIKLIRDGDVSAAIATCRESRGVDALMGTGGAPEGVLAAAALKCIGGDMQGRLAFRNEEEKSRALKMGVSDLNKIYNVDELANGNVVFAATGVTHGDFLKGVVFFGGGAVTHSVVMRSETGTVRYIETHHDFKRKPKYSWEE, encoded by the coding sequence ATGGATCGCAATTTAGCCCTTGAACTTGTTCGCGTGACCGAGGCGGCGGCAATATCTTCGTCACGTCTTATGGGACGTGGTAATGAAAAACTTGCTGACCAGGCGGCGGTTAACGCCATGCGAAGGTCGCTCCAGACCATCAGCATCAGGGGAACGGTTGTGATAGGTGAGGGTGAACGCGACGAGGCCCCCATGCTTTATATCGGTGAAAAGGTCGGTCAGTGGAACGATAACGATCCCGAGGTGGATATTTCGCTAGATCCTTTAGAAGGGACCACAATAACGGCGCGCGGCGATCCGAACGCCTTGGCAGTTATAGCGGCGGCGGACAAGGGTAACTTTCTCAACGCGCCCGATACCTACATGGAAAAGATAGCCGTTGGCCCTTCGGCAAAAGGCGTTATCAGCCTGAAACTTTCGCCCACAGAAAACTTAAGACAGATAGCCAGGGTCAAGAACTGCGAGGTGAGCGACCTTACCGTTATAATACTGGACAGAACGCGCCACGAAGACCTTGTTCGCGAAGTGAGGGAATCGGGGGCCCGCATCAAGCTCATTCGCGACGGTGACGTTTCGGCGGCCATAGCAACGTGCAGAGAATCCCGCGGCGTTGACGCTCTTATGGGAACGGGTGGGGCGCCTGAAGGTGTGCTGGCCGCCGCGGCGCTTAAATGCATCGGCGGCGATATGCAGGGAAGGCTTGCCTTCCGCAACGAAGAGGAAAAGAGCCGTGCACTAAAGATGGGAGTGAGTGACCTTAACAAGATATATAATGTAGATGAGCTCGCAAATGGGAACGTGGTCTTTGCGGCAACTGGAGTTACACACGGCGATTTTTTGAAAGGGGTCGTATTTTTCGGCGGCGGCGCCGTTACGCACTCCGTTGTTATGCGTAGCGAAACAGGAACGGTGAGATATATCGAGACCCATCATGATTTCAAGCGCAAGCCAAAATATTCGTGGGAAGAATAA
- a CDS encoding cyclase, protein MPAIKRSITVNASPKEAFDVVSDFESYPKFLPEILDATVIKKNSKEIVVRFKVELLLKSEYTLKFHLKHPSLISWELVKGDNMKSNTGEWSLEPEGKNRTKLTYSVEVQFGWLVPKAVAEKLIESHLPKMLKNFKTRIDERE, encoded by the coding sequence ATGCCCGCTATCAAAAGGTCCATAACGGTGAACGCATCGCCAAAAGAGGCGTTTGATGTTGTCTCCGACTTTGAAAGTTATCCGAAGTTCCTTCCCGAGATATTGGACGCGACAGTTATCAAAAAGAACTCTAAAGAAATCGTTGTAAGGTTCAAAGTAGAGCTCTTGTTAAAGAGCGAATACACCTTAAAGTTCCACTTGAAGCATCCAAGTCTAATATCCTGGGAGCTAGTTAAGGGCGATAACATGAAATCGAACACGGGGGAATGGTCACTTGAGCCGGAAGGAAAAAATAGGACCAAGCTCACATATTCGGTCGAAGTTCAATTCGGCTGGCTCGTGCCCAAGGCTGTTGCCGAAAAACTTATCGAATCTCACTTGCCAAAGATGCTGAAAAATTTTAAGACAAGGATAGATGAAAGAGAATAA
- a CDS encoding lipoyl synthase: protein MKPIKKLNLSCMDVHNIKAQLRKHKLHTVCEEARCPNLGECFSRGTATFMILGNTCTRSCRFCNVRSTLRQAQGERGAQSLILSLSKDELLSPPDPQEPASIARMVSELKLKHVVITSVTRDDLPDEGAGHFAATIKALRSLMVSLSNHGQSPILRQAQDERPITIEVLTPDFHARPECLKTVCDAGPDIFNHNIETVRRLTPAVRSHADFDRSLKILGWIKNSYSNIITKSGIMVGLGESMGEINATLNELKNAGCEMVTIGQYLAPSKTNAHVEKYYSEEEFRELKVMGENIGITSVFSGVFVRSSYMAEQIFVHGSAGSG from the coding sequence ATGAAGCCTATAAAAAAACTAAACCTCTCCTGCATGGATGTTCATAATATAAAGGCACAGCTTCGCAAACACAAGCTTCACACCGTTTGCGAGGAGGCAAGGTGCCCGAACCTGGGCGAATGTTTTTCGCGCGGGACGGCAACGTTCATGATACTTGGCAACACCTGTACGCGTTCGTGCAGATTTTGCAATGTGCGTTCCACCCTTCGACAGGCTCAGGGTGAGCGGGGCGCTCAGTCGCTCATCCTGAGCCTGTCGAAGGATGAGTTGCTTTCACCTCCTGATCCGCAAGAACCGGCCTCCATTGCCCGAATGGTCTCGGAACTAAAGCTCAAACACGTTGTAATAACTTCTGTCACCCGCGACGACCTGCCGGACGAAGGGGCCGGACACTTTGCCGCAACTATCAAGGCTCTTAGATCGCTCATGGTGAGCCTGTCGAACCATGGACAGTCGCCCATCCTTCGACAAGCTCAGGATGAGCGACCGATCACTATCGAAGTTCTCACGCCGGATTTTCATGCCCGCCCCGAATGTTTAAAGACCGTTTGCGATGCAGGGCCCGACATTTTTAATCATAATATAGAGACCGTAAGGCGACTGACTCCTGCCGTCCGCTCGCACGCCGACTTCGACAGGTCCCTTAAGATTTTAGGCTGGATAAAAAATAGTTATTCTAATATAATCACCAAGTCCGGAATAATGGTGGGGCTTGGCGAGAGCATGGGCGAGATTAACGCGACCTTGAATGAACTGAAAAACGCCGGTTGCGAAATGGTAACGATAGGACAGTATCTTGCGCCAAGTAAGACCAACGCACATGTTGAAAAATATTACAGTGAGGAAGAGTTTAGAGAGCTTAAAGTAATGGGTGAGAATATCGGGATAACAAGCGTATTTAGCGGAGTTTTTGTTAGGAGTTCCTATATGGCAGAACAAATATTTGTTCATGGTTCGGCAGGCTCAGGATGA
- a CDS encoding RNA polymerase subunit sigma-70 translates to MKENNEKYLPTLRHEPSQLVPVDPLKAYLSQVAAYPMLSEEEEKELARRFHEEGDVEAAKKLVTSHLRLVVKIAMEYKNAYHNVLDLIGEGNVGLMHAVKKFDTTKGARLGHYATWWIRSYILKYILDNFRLIKIGTTRNQRKLFFNLMQEKQKIEQMGYYADSRLLSSKLGVDVSEIEEMSNRLTHPEIGLGTPVSHEPKSAILEDFISDDEIPMDEKLSNKQMSDIFKERLEQFSKVLKPREVKILHERLLSEVPLTLQEIANEYGISKERARQIEARLMEKLKGYFNDIRP, encoded by the coding sequence ATGAAAGAGAATAACGAAAAATACCTGCCGACGTTAAGACACGAACCTTCACAGCTGGTGCCGGTCGATCCCTTAAAGGCTTATCTTTCCCAGGTGGCCGCATATCCGATGCTCTCCGAAGAAGAGGAAAAGGAACTTGCCAGGCGCTTTCATGAGGAGGGAGATGTTGAGGCGGCAAAGAAGCTGGTCACTTCTCATTTGCGCCTCGTTGTGAAGATAGCCATGGAGTACAAGAACGCCTATCATAATGTGCTGGACCTGATAGGCGAGGGAAACGTTGGGCTCATGCATGCCGTGAAGAAGTTCGACACCACAAAAGGCGCGCGTCTAGGCCATTATGCGACTTGGTGGATCAGGTCATATATATTAAAGTATATATTGGACAATTTCAGGCTGATAAAGATAGGTACCACCAGGAACCAGCGAAAGCTCTTTTTTAACCTGATGCAGGAGAAGCAAAAGATCGAACAGATGGGCTATTACGCGGATTCGAGGCTTTTATCCAGCAAGCTCGGCGTTGACGTGAGTGAGATCGAGGAGATGTCGAACAGGCTCACACATCCCGAGATCGGGCTGGGAACCCCGGTTTCTCACGAACCCAAAAGCGCCATTTTGGAAGATTTCATTTCGGACGATGAGATACCCATGGATGAGAAGCTTAGCAACAAGCAGATGAGCGATATCTTTAAGGAGAGGCTGGAACAATTTTCAAAAGTTTTGAAGCCGCGCGAGGTGAAGATATTGCATGAAAGGCTTCTTTCAGAAGTTCCTTTAACTCTGCAAGAGATAGCGAATGAATATGGTATCTCCAAAGAAAGGGCCCGCCAGATAGAGGCAAGGCTAATGGAGAAGCTAAAGGGCTACTTTAACGATATTAGGCCATAG